One stretch of Thermococcus sp. 21S9 DNA includes these proteins:
- the hydD gene encoding NADPH-dependent hydrogenase/sulfhydrogenase 1 subunit delta, with product MEEKKVRIGFYALTSCYGCQLQLAMMDELLKLLPKAEIVCWYMLDRNSVEDEPVDIAFIEGSVSTEEEVELVKKIRENAKIVVAVGSCAVQGGVQSWEKDKPLEELWKTVYGDGKVKFQPKMAEPVSKYIKVDYNIYGCPPEKKDFLYALGTFLVGSWPEDIDYPVCLECRLKGNPCVLLEKGEPCLGPITRAGCDARCPGFGIACIGCRGAIGYDVAWFDSLARVFKEKGLTKEEILERMKIFNAHNEKLEEMVEKIFEGDGS from the coding sequence ATGGAGGAGAAGAAAGTTAGGATTGGATTTTACGCTCTAACGAGCTGTTACGGCTGTCAGCTCCAGCTGGCGATGATGGACGAACTGCTCAAGCTCCTTCCCAAGGCCGAGATAGTCTGCTGGTACATGCTCGACAGGAACAGCGTCGAGGACGAGCCCGTCGATATCGCGTTCATCGAGGGTAGCGTCTCGACTGAGGAAGAGGTTGAGCTCGTCAAGAAAATCCGCGAGAACGCGAAGATAGTGGTGGCCGTCGGTTCCTGCGCCGTTCAGGGCGGGGTTCAGAGCTGGGAGAAGGACAAGCCCCTTGAGGAGCTCTGGAAGACCGTCTACGGCGACGGAAAGGTCAAGTTCCAGCCCAAGATGGCCGAGCCCGTCTCGAAGTACATCAAGGTAGACTACAACATCTACGGCTGTCCGCCGGAGAAGAAGGACTTCCTCTACGCCCTCGGAACGTTCCTCGTCGGCTCGTGGCCAGAAGATATAGACTACCCGGTCTGCCTCGAGTGCAGGCTGAAGGGCAACCCGTGCGTGCTCCTCGAGAAGGGTGAGCCCTGCCTCGGTCCGATAACGAGGGCCGGCTGTGACGCGAGGTGTCCGGGCTTTGGAATAGCGTGCATCGGTTGCAGGGGCGCGATAGGCTACGACGTTGCCTGGTTCGACTCCCTCGCGAGGGTCTTCAAGGAGAAGGGCCTCACCAAGGAGGAAATCCTTGAGAGGATGAAGATTTTCAACGCCCACAACGAGAAGCTTGAGGAGATGGTTGAGAAAATCTTTGAGGGTGATGGCTCATGA
- the hydG gene encoding NADPH-dependent hydrogenase/sulfhydrogenase 1 subunit gamma: protein MSEVVPKEIMMPDDNPYALHRAKVLRVYKLTDTEKLFLFRFEDPEIAETWTFKPGQFVQLTIPGVGEVPISICSSPMRRGFFELCIRKAGRVTTVVHRLQPGDTVLVRGPYGNGFPVDDWEGMDLLLIAAGLGTAPLRSVFLYAMDNRWKYGNITFINTARYGKDLLFYKELEAMKDLAEAENVKIIQSVTRDPDWPGRHGRPQKFIVEANTNPKKTAVAICGPPRMYKSVFEALINYGYRPENIYVTLERKMKCGIGKCGHCVAGTSTSWKYICKDGPVFGYFDIISTPGLLD from the coding sequence ATGAGCGAGGTCGTTCCCAAGGAGATTATGATGCCCGACGATAACCCCTACGCCCTCCACCGGGCTAAAGTCCTCAGGGTTTACAAGCTCACCGATACGGAGAAGCTCTTCCTCTTCCGCTTCGAGGACCCCGAGATAGCCGAGACTTGGACGTTCAAACCCGGCCAGTTCGTCCAGCTAACTATACCAGGAGTTGGTGAGGTCCCGATAAGCATCTGCTCCTCGCCGATGAGGAGGGGCTTCTTCGAGCTGTGCATAAGAAAAGCTGGAAGGGTCACCACCGTCGTCCACAGGCTCCAGCCAGGCGATACAGTTCTCGTCCGCGGGCCGTACGGCAACGGCTTCCCGGTCGATGACTGGGAGGGCATGGACTTACTCCTCATAGCGGCGGGTCTCGGAACGGCACCGCTGAGGAGCGTCTTCCTCTACGCGATGGACAACCGCTGGAAGTACGGCAACATAACCTTCATCAACACCGCCCGCTACGGCAAGGACCTGCTCTTCTACAAGGAGCTCGAAGCCATGAAGGATTTGGCCGAGGCCGAGAACGTCAAGATAATCCAGAGCGTTACGCGCGACCCCGACTGGCCCGGAAGGCACGGAAGGCCCCAGAAGTTCATAGTCGAGGCCAACACCAACCCGAAGAAGACGGCAGTGGCTATCTGCGGTCCGCCGAGGATGTACAAGTCGGTCTTCGAGGCCCTCATCAACTACGGCTACCGCCCGGAGAACATCTACGTGACGCTGGAGAGGAAGATGAAGTGCGGAATAGGAAAGTGTGGCCACTGCGTTGCCGGAACGAGCACGAGCTGGAAGTACATCTGCAAAGATGGCCCGGTCTTCGGCTACTTCGACATAATATCAACGCCCGGCCTGCTGGACTGA
- the hydB gene encoding NADPH-dependent hydrogenase/sulfhydrogenase 1 subunit beta — MRYVKLPRENTYAFLERLKEWGRLYAPVKISEKFYDFREVDDVRKVEFHYTRTIMPPKKFFFKPREKLFEFDLSKPEYRETIEDVEPFVLFGVHACDIFGLKILDTVYLDELPDKYYKVRREKGIIIGISCMPDEYCFCNLRETDFADDGFDLFFHELPDGWLVRVGSPKGHRIVDKNIKLFEEVTTEDICAFREFERKRSEAFKYHEDWGDLRYLLELEMEHPMWEEESEKCLACGICNTTCPTCRCYEVQDIVNLDGVTGYRERRWDSCQFRSHGLVAGGHNFRPTKKDRFMNRYLCKNSYNEKLGLSFCVGCGRCTAFCPAGISFVRNLRVILGLEERSCPAKIAEEIPKKGFAYAENIRGEDV, encoded by the coding sequence TTGAGATACGTTAAACTGCCAAGGGAAAACACCTACGCCTTCCTTGAAAGGCTCAAGGAGTGGGGAAGGCTTTATGCCCCGGTCAAGATATCGGAGAAGTTCTACGACTTCCGCGAAGTTGACGACGTCAGGAAGGTGGAATTCCACTACACGAGAACGATAATGCCCCCGAAGAAGTTCTTCTTCAAGCCGAGGGAGAAGCTCTTCGAGTTCGACCTCAGCAAGCCGGAGTACAGGGAGACCATCGAGGACGTCGAGCCATTCGTGCTCTTCGGCGTTCACGCCTGCGACATCTTCGGTCTCAAGATACTCGACACCGTTTACCTCGACGAGCTCCCCGACAAGTACTACAAAGTTCGCAGGGAGAAGGGAATCATAATAGGAATCAGCTGTATGCCGGACGAGTACTGCTTCTGCAACCTCCGCGAGACGGATTTCGCCGATGACGGCTTCGACCTGTTCTTCCACGAGCTCCCCGACGGCTGGCTGGTGAGAGTTGGCTCGCCCAAGGGACACAGGATAGTTGACAAGAACATCAAGCTCTTCGAGGAGGTCACCACAGAGGACATCTGCGCCTTCAGGGAGTTCGAGAGGAAGAGGAGCGAGGCCTTCAAGTACCACGAGGACTGGGGAGACCTGCGCTACCTGCTCGAGCTTGAGATGGAGCACCCGATGTGGGAGGAAGAGAGCGAAAAGTGCCTCGCCTGTGGAATATGCAACACGACCTGTCCAACGTGCAGGTGCTACGAGGTGCAGGACATAGTCAACCTCGACGGCGTAACCGGCTACCGCGAGAGGCGCTGGGATTCCTGCCAGTTCAGGAGCCACGGCCTCGTTGCCGGAGGCCACAACTTCAGGCCCACAAAAAAGGACCGCTTCATGAACCGCTACCTCTGTAAGAACTCCTATAACGAGAAGCTTGGGTTGAGCTTCTGCGTCGGTTGCGGTCGCTGTACTGCGTTCTGTCCCGCCGGGATAAGCTTCGTTCGCAACCTGCGCGTCATCCTCGGCCTTGAGGAGCGCTCTTGCCCGGCCAAGATAGCCGAGGAGATACCGAAGAAGGGGTTCGCCTACGCCGAAAACATAAGGGGTGAGGACGTATGA
- a CDS encoding ABC transporter substrate-binding protein gives MKRTALLVVLLLLGAVVATGCIASNESTSSTSSPSTTATPTSSTTSTTSQVTSSSTTQMEKSYYPITVKDFANRTVTIKEEPKRVVSLAPAITEDLYYLGLLNRVVGDTGYEDWPPEVKNITSVGGYGAYASLEKIASLKPDLIIADNAVLYKQGYLESLEKIAPVIIVAPKSLDQIPRAIELLGKVFNREDKAKEVIDEFNAKVDAMKELMKDQPKVKVFYVVWNKPLMTAGGNTFISDVISIAGGVNIFNDTKNWPQVSLEEVLARNPDVIILTPHCGMTVEEAYKLFAGTNAVKNGHVYMIENENDLIHPSPRLIRGIETMARILHPDAFKTSYPLTIKDMANRTVTIPKEPQRIVSLAPSITETIFYLGAGDKLVGVTKYADWPPAVKNITKVGGYGAYANLEEIAKLKPDLIIADNAVFYKQGFLESLEKIAPVVIVDPKSIDGIYQQVELLGKVLNREEQATLVVAEMKAQISYIEGLVANASRPSVMYLVSTYNGYWIAGKDTFANSIIQIAGGKNAFEDVTGWKAVSEEEVVARNPDVVIIASAYVDPKIFCSGPLSTIKAAKDGRVYTVSDPNVFQRPSPRIVLAIKEMAELLHPELFKYQPQPLVCSTNTTANATG, from the coding sequence ATGAAGAGAACCGCACTCCTCGTCGTCCTGCTCCTGCTGGGAGCTGTTGTAGCGACGGGCTGTATCGCCTCAAATGAGAGCACGAGCTCAACCTCATCTCCCTCGACCACAGCTACACCAACCAGCTCAACGACCTCAACGACGAGCCAGGTCACCAGTTCCAGCACGACCCAGATGGAGAAGAGCTACTACCCGATAACGGTCAAGGACTTCGCGAACAGGACTGTCACAATCAAGGAGGAACCGAAGCGCGTTGTTTCCCTCGCACCGGCCATTACTGAGGACCTCTACTACCTCGGCCTGCTCAACAGGGTTGTCGGAGATACCGGTTACGAGGACTGGCCTCCAGAGGTCAAGAACATAACCTCAGTCGGTGGCTACGGAGCCTACGCAAGCCTCGAGAAGATAGCGAGCCTCAAGCCAGATTTAATCATAGCGGACAACGCCGTTCTCTACAAGCAGGGCTACCTTGAGAGCCTCGAGAAAATTGCGCCGGTTATAATCGTCGCCCCGAAGAGCCTCGACCAGATACCCCGGGCCATAGAGCTTCTCGGGAAGGTCTTCAACAGGGAGGATAAGGCCAAAGAGGTCATCGACGAGTTCAACGCCAAGGTCGATGCAATGAAGGAGCTCATGAAAGACCAGCCGAAGGTTAAGGTCTTCTACGTCGTCTGGAACAAGCCCCTTATGACCGCCGGCGGAAACACCTTCATAAGCGACGTCATCAGCATCGCCGGTGGAGTTAACATCTTCAACGACACCAAAAACTGGCCCCAGGTCAGCCTTGAGGAGGTTCTCGCAAGGAACCCGGACGTCATAATACTCACCCCCCACTGTGGCATGACCGTAGAGGAGGCATACAAGCTCTTCGCCGGAACCAACGCGGTGAAGAACGGCCACGTTTACATGATTGAGAACGAGAACGACCTTATCCACCCAAGCCCGAGGCTAATCCGCGGAATCGAGACCATGGCGAGAATTCTCCACCCCGATGCATTCAAGACAAGTTATCCGCTCACGATTAAGGACATGGCCAACAGGACCGTTACAATCCCGAAGGAGCCCCAGAGGATTGTCTCACTCGCCCCGAGCATAACCGAGACGATATTCTACCTCGGAGCCGGCGACAAGCTCGTTGGTGTCACGAAGTACGCAGACTGGCCTCCAGCCGTTAAGAACATCACCAAGGTCGGTGGCTACGGAGCCTACGCGAACCTTGAGGAGATTGCAAAGCTCAAGCCTGACCTGATTATAGCCGACAACGCGGTCTTCTACAAGCAGGGCTTCCTGGAGAGCCTTGAAAAGATTGCCCCGGTGGTAATCGTAGACCCGAAGAGCATCGACGGAATCTACCAGCAGGTTGAGCTCCTCGGAAAGGTTCTCAACAGGGAGGAGCAAGCAACTCTCGTCGTGGCGGAGATGAAGGCCCAGATAAGCTACATCGAGGGTCTCGTCGCCAACGCGAGCAGGCCGAGCGTGATGTACCTCGTCAGCACATACAACGGTTACTGGATAGCCGGAAAGGACACCTTCGCCAACAGCATAATCCAGATTGCCGGCGGTAAGAACGCCTTCGAGGACGTTACCGGCTGGAAAGCCGTGAGCGAGGAAGAGGTTGTGGCGAGGAACCCCGACGTGGTGATTATAGCCTCTGCCTACGTTGACCCGAAGATATTCTGCTCGGGCCCGCTCTCGACGATAAAGGCGGCAAAGGACGGAAGGGTCTACACCGTGAGCGACCCCAACGTCTTCCAGAGGCCAAGCCCGAGGATTGTGCTGGCAATCAAAGAGATGGCAGAACTGCTTCACCCCGAGCTCTTCAAGTACCAGCCACAGCCCCTCGTCTGCTCCACCAATACAACGGCCAACGCAACCGGCTGA
- a CDS encoding CBS domain-containing protein, with amino-acid sequence MVVIPRPIDPREIKRIRKELGITQEELARKAGVTQAYIAKLEAGKVDPRLSTLNRILQALLECKKAQPRARDVMSSPVIFVKPYEKVEKVIKLMNEHNISQIPVVSGNKVVGSVTERTLVRQSLEYEDIYDCKVMEVMEEPFPIVNEDEDLEVVKYLLEDNPAVLVQNREGKIVGIITRVDLFRTGRT; translated from the coding sequence ATGGTGGTCATCCCCCGGCCGATTGACCCCAGGGAAATCAAGCGAATTCGAAAGGAGCTCGGCATAACGCAGGAGGAGCTCGCCAGAAAAGCCGGAGTAACGCAGGCTTACATAGCGAAGCTCGAGGCCGGTAAAGTTGACCCGAGGCTCTCAACCCTGAATCGAATTCTCCAGGCATTACTTGAGTGCAAGAAGGCCCAGCCCAGGGCGAGGGACGTTATGTCATCGCCGGTAATCTTCGTCAAGCCCTACGAGAAGGTTGAGAAGGTCATCAAGCTGATGAACGAACACAACATCTCACAGATTCCCGTCGTTTCTGGAAACAAGGTGGTTGGCTCTGTAACCGAGCGAACTCTCGTGAGGCAGAGCCTCGAATACGAGGACATCTACGATTGCAAGGTCATGGAGGTAATGGAGGAGCCTTTCCCGATAGTTAACGAGGACGAGGATTTGGAGGTCGTTAAATACCTCCTTGAGGACAATCCAGCGGTTCTCGTCCAGAACAGGGAGGGCAAGATAGTCGGAATCATCACGAGGGTTGACCTCTTCCGGACAGGCAGGACGTAA
- a CDS encoding DMT family transporter codes for MQTLILGVLLALASAFSWASSTILVRVGLRRLSPIGANIFRLYVASTLFLLIFALTGNLSVFKLPARLLILAFISAQFGFVIGDYFYFNALKRMGVSRTVPITSTYPLWAILWAILFLGRSVKPHVIIGAVLVVLAIIIVKRAEEEEHADRLGFIFAFVAPISWSVAITIMDYLTKSIPSLQLAGVRMVFAALGVSVFLPRYGEEVRRISRREALVLVGAAVLGLILGQYLFVYSVSLVGSPIAAPVSAINPIIASLLAVLLLKEKPNARIFEGLILAVLGVILISIG; via the coding sequence ATGCAAACGCTAATCCTTGGAGTCCTCCTCGCCCTCGCGTCGGCCTTCTCATGGGCCTCATCAACCATACTCGTTAGGGTAGGGCTTAGGAGGCTCTCCCCCATAGGGGCCAACATATTCAGGCTCTATGTTGCCTCAACTCTCTTCCTGCTCATCTTCGCGCTCACCGGGAACCTGAGCGTCTTTAAGCTCCCCGCGAGGTTGCTCATCTTGGCCTTCATATCCGCCCAGTTCGGCTTCGTTATCGGTGACTACTTCTACTTCAACGCCCTGAAGAGAATGGGCGTGTCAAGAACCGTGCCCATAACCTCCACGTATCCACTCTGGGCAATCCTGTGGGCGATACTCTTCCTCGGCAGGAGCGTCAAGCCCCACGTAATCATCGGAGCGGTCCTCGTCGTTCTCGCGATAATAATCGTCAAGAGGGCAGAGGAAGAGGAGCACGCGGATAGGCTCGGTTTCATCTTCGCCTTCGTGGCCCCAATCTCGTGGAGCGTCGCCATAACGATAATGGACTACCTGACGAAGAGCATACCCTCGCTCCAGCTGGCGGGAGTTAGGATGGTCTTCGCGGCCCTTGGGGTCTCGGTCTTCCTCCCGAGGTACGGGGAGGAGGTAAGGAGGATAAGCAGGAGGGAAGCCCTCGTCCTCGTCGGTGCGGCGGTTCTCGGCCTAATCCTTGGACAGTACCTCTTCGTCTACTCGGTCTCCCTCGTTGGCTCGCCGATAGCCGCTCCAGTCTCGGCGATAAACCCGATAATAGCGTCCCTGCTCGCGGTTCTCCTGCTGAAGGAGAAGCCGAACGCGAGGATATTTGAGGGACTTATCTTGGCGGTCCTCGGCGTGATTCTCATATCCATCGGCTAA
- a CDS encoding DHH family phosphoesterase, whose translation MRILILGGGALGRSIAEALKGEFDVVIVEKDEIRARALEESGFHVVQGDFSYTATLLKAGVEKSELVIITTMDVNTIKKTVYVIRTNNKEVPILTVLPDEISLEELTESIKESFEADVKVDYAISPRTALRDALIGMVKHIGERKNVNLLVKKLRELKNESDSLLIVMHDNPDPDSLASAAALSVIAQTLGFKTKIVHGGEITHHENRAFVNLLGIEVTRVSRGSYELKRYPFIALVDCQPNGNLTILESSDYGRIKIVIDHHQVLQHLSDVLPDDAFLDIRPDVNSASSILVEYLRGLNISVSPPLATALFYGIYIDTKKFSKLSPVDLKAIEFLAGKVDYELLDKIEHPDISTETAEILARAIMHRRIYKNVIISNVGFITNRDALAEAADFLLRLEGITTVLVFGIVDDKIEISARTRDVRVNIGAVMKEAFGEMGSGGGHARAGGARISLGIFKLAKDKNSLLKLVEEAVTERFLEALKVKEG comes from the coding sequence ATGAGAATCCTCATCCTCGGTGGTGGGGCCCTCGGACGTTCAATTGCCGAGGCTCTCAAGGGAGAATTCGACGTTGTCATCGTGGAGAAGGACGAAATACGCGCACGGGCCCTGGAGGAGAGCGGTTTCCACGTGGTCCAGGGCGATTTCTCCTACACAGCCACCCTCCTGAAAGCTGGAGTTGAGAAGTCTGAACTCGTAATAATCACAACCATGGACGTTAATACAATCAAGAAAACGGTCTACGTAATCCGGACCAACAACAAGGAGGTTCCCATCCTCACCGTTCTTCCCGATGAAATCAGCCTTGAGGAGCTTACCGAAAGCATAAAGGAGAGTTTTGAAGCCGACGTCAAAGTGGATTATGCCATCTCCCCGAGAACCGCCCTGCGGGACGCGCTCATCGGTATGGTGAAGCACATCGGTGAGCGGAAGAACGTCAACCTTCTCGTGAAGAAGCTCCGCGAGTTAAAGAACGAGAGCGATTCCCTTCTCATCGTCATGCACGACAACCCCGACCCGGATTCCCTCGCGAGTGCCGCCGCGCTGAGCGTCATAGCCCAGACCCTTGGATTCAAGACAAAGATAGTCCACGGGGGAGAGATAACTCACCACGAGAACCGGGCCTTTGTAAACCTCCTCGGAATCGAGGTCACGCGCGTCTCAAGGGGTTCCTACGAGCTGAAACGCTACCCGTTCATAGCGCTCGTTGACTGCCAGCCGAACGGAAACCTAACAATCCTTGAAAGCTCCGACTACGGCAGGATTAAAATCGTCATAGACCACCACCAGGTTCTCCAGCACCTCTCGGACGTTCTTCCCGATGATGCGTTCCTTGATATTCGGCCCGACGTTAACTCCGCCTCGTCAATTCTGGTCGAGTACCTCAGGGGGCTCAACATCTCCGTTTCGCCACCGCTCGCAACTGCCCTCTTCTACGGAATCTACATAGACACCAAGAAGTTCTCGAAGCTGAGCCCGGTTGACCTCAAGGCGATAGAGTTCCTGGCCGGTAAAGTTGACTACGAGCTCCTCGACAAGATTGAGCACCCTGACATAAGCACGGAAACGGCAGAAATCCTTGCGAGGGCCATAATGCACAGAAGGATTTACAAGAACGTTATAATAAGCAACGTGGGGTTCATAACCAACCGCGACGCCCTCGCGGAAGCCGCTGACTTCCTCCTCCGCCTTGAGGGGATAACAACGGTTCTCGTCTTCGGCATAGTGGACGACAAGATTGAGATTTCCGCAAGGACGAGGGACGTCAGGGTGAACATCGGCGCGGTGATGAAGGAGGCCTTCGGCGAGATGGGAAGCGGTGGCGGTCACGCCAGGGCCGGTGGCGCGAGGATAAGCCTCGGAATCTTCAAGCTCGCCAAGGACAAGAACTCCCTGCTGAAGCTCGTGGAAGAAGCCGTCACGGAAAGGTTCTTGGAGGCATTAAAGGTGAAAGAGGGTTAA
- a CDS encoding PRC-barrel domain-containing protein has protein sequence MVMRLSKLYGKQIYNTKGYYVGYVDEVLIDIDQGRGKVLALVLPGEKVGVPYDRVTAIGDIVLVKAKEG, from the coding sequence ATGGTGATGAGGCTTTCAAAGCTTTACGGTAAGCAGATTTACAACACAAAGGGCTACTACGTTGGTTACGTTGACGAAGTTCTAATCGACATTGACCAGGGAAGGGGAAAGGTTCTCGCGCTCGTCCTGCCCGGTGAAAAGGTCGGAGTTCCCTACGACCGCGTTACTGCCATTGGCGACATCGTCCTCGTGAAGGCGAAGGAGGGTTAA
- a CDS encoding DUF120 domain-containing protein, producing the protein MKNIKLLVFLARRGAVGKMTRVTVRELADELGVSPQTVLRLLREMEEDGLIERKVEGKKTLIEVTPEGASFLQKLCDEISKALSTGVIVGEVVSGLGEGAYYVRQYAPLIREYLGFEPYPGTLNVRVLFPKTVFDALCNARPVVIPGFTREGRTFGDVKAYRVRIDGVEGAIVIPSRTVHPPKIAEIVAPVNLREKLGLNDGDRIRIEVVE; encoded by the coding sequence ATGAAGAACATAAAACTCCTCGTTTTCCTCGCGAGAAGAGGAGCGGTAGGGAAGATGACGAGGGTTACCGTAAGGGAGCTCGCTGACGAGCTCGGAGTCTCGCCTCAAACCGTTTTAAGGCTCCTCCGGGAGATGGAGGAAGATGGATTAATCGAGAGAAAGGTGGAGGGCAAGAAGACCCTCATAGAGGTGACGCCGGAGGGTGCGAGCTTCCTCCAGAAGCTCTGTGACGAGATTTCAAAGGCCCTCTCAACCGGTGTGATTGTGGGGGAGGTCGTTTCGGGCCTCGGGGAGGGTGCCTACTACGTCAGGCAGTACGCGCCCCTGATTAGGGAGTACCTTGGATTTGAGCCCTATCCCGGAACGCTGAACGTCCGAGTTCTCTTTCCGAAGACGGTCTTCGATGCCCTCTGCAACGCGAGGCCTGTTGTTATTCCCGGCTTCACGAGAGAAGGCCGGACCTTTGGCGACGTCAAGGCTTACCGCGTGAGGATTGACGGCGTTGAGGGGGCGATAGTCATACCCTCAAGAACAGTCCATCCTCCCAAAATCGCCGAGATAGTGGCACCGGTAAACCTGAGGGAAAAGCTCGGCCTCAACGATGGGGACAGGATTAGGATTGAGGTGGTAGAATGA
- a CDS encoding endonuclease V produces the protein MTELTNYIITEKLKKIAKAQARLSKRIVERPLDLSRVKTVGAVDVSYRGNDAVSVLVICTFPECEPIETRTVRVKVTVPYIPTYFFLRETMPVLRVVKNADFDVLLVEGHGKAHPRRYGLASHIGLILGRPVIGVAKRPLRGVPENLYERVGKAYVSVGHLVDLRSAVEIVKALGEGYPKPLRIADKLSKVRR, from the coding sequence ATGACTGAATTAACGAATTACATAATTACTGAAAAACTCAAAAAGATAGCCAAGGCCCAGGCGAGGCTCTCAAAAAGGATAGTCGAGAGACCGCTCGACCTCAGCAGGGTGAAGACCGTTGGAGCGGTTGACGTCTCCTACCGGGGGAACGATGCAGTCTCGGTCCTCGTAATATGCACCTTTCCAGAATGCGAGCCAATCGAGACGAGAACGGTTAGGGTCAAGGTGACCGTTCCCTACATCCCCACCTATTTCTTCCTCAGGGAGACGATGCCCGTTTTGAGGGTCGTCAAAAACGCGGACTTCGACGTTCTTCTCGTGGAAGGCCACGGAAAGGCGCACCCGAGACGCTACGGGCTGGCCTCTCATATCGGACTAATCCTCGGAAGGCCCGTCATCGGCGTGGCGAAGAGACCGCTCCGCGGTGTGCCGGAGAACCTCTACGAAAGGGTAGGAAAAGCTTATGTAAGCGTCGGACATCTTGTCGATTTGAGGTCGGCGGTTGAGATCGTGAAGGCACTTGGCGAAGGCTATCCAAAACCGCTCAGAATTGCCGACAAGCTCTCGAAGGTGAGAAGATGA
- a CDS encoding haloacid dehalogenase, whose protein sequence is MEIEEIIESVRKVLDEKDSLREEALKVTREIVRLSGDAVKAVHRNELNLAEERLSEAGKRVELLRETLKNHPDLYYSGYVQTAHQEFVEASLLLSYVRGRPYPTPGELGVPEADYVLGVGDFIGELRRYFLHRLLEGDLDTAETVYREMERVYNALITLEYPKGLVNVRQKQDQARYALERTLEDLTRAKLNRSLEEKLEKALKND, encoded by the coding sequence ATGGAGATAGAGGAGATAATCGAGTCAGTCAGAAAAGTTCTCGATGAGAAGGATTCCCTGAGGGAGGAGGCGCTCAAGGTCACGAGGGAAATAGTGAGGCTCAGCGGGGACGCTGTCAAGGCCGTCCACCGGAACGAGCTAAACCTCGCGGAGGAAAGGCTGAGTGAAGCCGGAAAGCGAGTGGAACTGCTGAGGGAAACGCTGAAAAACCATCCCGACCTCTACTACTCCGGCTACGTTCAGACCGCCCATCAGGAGTTCGTTGAAGCGTCCCTCCTCCTCAGCTACGTCCGCGGGAGGCCGTATCCAACCCCAGGGGAGCTCGGGGTCCCCGAGGCGGACTACGTTCTCGGTGTTGGGGACTTCATAGGCGAGCTCAGGAGGTATTTCCTCCACAGGCTTCTTGAGGGAGACCTCGACACCGCTGAGACGGTTTACCGCGAGATGGAGAGGGTTTACAACGCCCTCATAACGCTGGAGTATCCAAAGGGACTGGTCAACGTCAGGCAGAAACAGGACCAGGCCCGCTACGCCCTGGAGAGAACCCTTGAGGACCTCACGAGGGCCAAGCTCAACAGGAGCCTTGAGGAGAAACTTGAGAAGGCCTTAAAGAATGACTGA